In the Mesoplodon densirostris isolate mMesDen1 chromosome 6, mMesDen1 primary haplotype, whole genome shotgun sequence genome, TTTGCTATGTTTTGTGCAATGTGGTTAACGTTACTTTTATGATAAGAAACATTTGTGTCTTATACACAAATCAAGGAAAGCAGATAGAAgcttaagaagaaaaaacatcttgtttaaaaagagagagtcagggacttccctggcggtccagtggttaagactctgcgcttccactgcagggggcacgtgttcaatccctggtcggcgaactaagatcccgcatgccgtgtggtgcggccaataaataaataaataattttaatttaaaaatttaaaaaataaaagaagagtcAGAGTGGTCCCTGGCAGGTGACAGGTGGAGAGGCAAACCTCTCTAGGTCACAGCCCCCTGCTTCCCGGAAGTGCCCAGGGCCCAGCTCTGCAGCCTGGGCACTAGTAGGCGGGCCCGGTGCTACTGGCATCAGACTGAGCTCTCTCTTTCCCACATCCCCACTccttgcccacccccaccccgttccAGATACCGTCCTAAAGACAGGAGCCCTGTGGGAAAGGTGAGTACTGATAAGAAGGGGCTGGTCCTCCTGGGGGGGGAGGGATGTTCTCTGGGAAGGTGCCAGGATGGGGGGCGGGTGGGACACTGGAGCAACCCCTTCTCTCACAGGCCAAAACCACACCCAGACCTAAAAAGCCAGGATTCAAGAAATGAGGAGCCAGGCGTGGCCTGGCCGCAGTGACGGAGGGAGGGCCCGTGAGACCACCGTGCTGAGTCTGAATGTGATGGACGTGTTGGGGGTGACACAAGAGCCCCTCACCCCAACTCTCGGTTGCAGCAGGACCTGGAGGGAAGAGCCCCGAGCTCAGACCCACAATAAAGTTTGCTTTGCTAGGACCTCGTTGCGGCTGTGTCTCCCTTCCCGAGGAGCTGTCCTTACCGGCTGCAGTGAGCCCGTGAGCCCGGCAGAGGGCAGCCGCGTGCCAGCACACCCTGGCCTGcctgccagccagccagccagctgtGTTCTGCTCTTTATCTCCCTctacccacccccgccccgcccccacccccccatccccagcTTTGGGGGAAGGACCAAGTGTCTCAGCCCCTTTCCCAGCTTCGACCTTCAGCCCTCAGGCCTGAGGGAGGGAGCTAGAGCTGGGGTGGGTCTTCCTGCGTCCACACTCCCTTCTGACAGGGCCTGGCTCTCCAGATGCAGAACTGAAGGGTGACAGCTGCCCGCCGCCCCTACCAGGAAGGGACCAGCCTGAGGGTCTGCATCTCAAGGGCTGGGCCTAGTCCTGCTCTCCCAGGCTTGCGTCCTGTTAGGGGTGAGCTGCTcacagggacgtccctggtgtGATCTGTGTCAGGCAGAAGCCCGGAGGCCTGCACCTTCGAGGAAACCTCCCAAGTGGGGAGACAGGCAGGCTTCCTGGAAGCTATACAGTTTCTCTTCCAGGATGTGGGCAGGTGAACACTTTCAACGCCTGGGCTAGCGTTCCCCAAGGGCAGCAGTCAGAGCCACAGGAACGGGGTTCAGTAAATTGTTGGGGTGAGGCCAGCAGAGGATTGGAAGGGGGGTGAATGCCCCATCGCGTGGCTCTGGTCTTCTGGCCCCTCCCAGCCTGCAGAGCCACTTTGAAGCTGGGTTCACCCACAGTGACATGCAGGTGGCCGCCCCCCTCGGGGTCTACTTGCAGGGCCTCTGCTGGGCTTCTCCCTGCCTCTAACCAGCACCCCCATTGGCCAGGCCTGAAGTGgccctgccctctctccccagGACCCCCAGATATGGGTCCCAGAAAGTTGGAGATCTCTGAACGCCTGCATGGCAAGGGCACCAGGCAGGCCTGAGTCCCCCCGTTCAGCTTCTCTTGATGCCAGAAGAGGTAGCGGAGGGCAGGGCTGGcattcttgcttctgctttctaCACCCCACAAGGCAGATGTGGGCTTTGTCCTGCCCTCTAACAAAGGAGAACATGCTACTGACCTCAGTCACCCAGAGTGACAAGGGACATCAAGTTCAGGTCTGGTTCCAGGTAGGCAGCGGGCCTTGACCATGGCTTCATGTGCCCGCGATACAGGGTGGGCAAGACGAAGTCCTCCCTTCAAGTTGCCTACAATCTAGTGGAAACACAGGAGCCAACAACATAATTTCAATTACTGTCCAGCACTTTGGAGGACGTAAAACAGGCTAATTTCCAGGGTGGGGAAGTGatggtgggtttttttgggggggcggggaggattTGGCCACgacacatggcttgtgggatcttagttccccaatcagggatcaaacccacacccccagcagtggaagtgcggagtcctaactactggaccaccagggaagtcccgggaagtGCTGTTTCGTTGGATCTGAGAAGGTCCTTCAGAGGAGACAAAAAGGGAGTGGCAGCTACATGTAGAGCTGGCAAAAGGACATTCCTAGGAGCAGGAACAGAGGGTGCAAAGGGCCTGAGGCAGAACAAGCACAGAGGTTTGGACAGAAAGAAGGCTGATGTGATTGCAGTGGTAACGCTGTGAGCTGGGTGCCGCTCCATGGATTCAcacctttaatcctcacaaccatgcCTAGAGGTAGGTGTTATTAGCCCCATTTCTCAGAtgtggaaattgaggcacagaaaggttaaacaacttgcccccccaaggtcacacagccaggattcACACCCATGTAGTCTGGCGCCAGGGTCCTGTTTTTAACCACCCTGTGGGTGAGAGGAGGACGTGGAAGTTTGAGGGTGCCAGGAAGCCTCAAACTGAGAGTGGGAGTTAGAATTGAGTCCACGGTATAACTGGAGCCCGGGAGGGGCAGCTCCGGAGCCAAGTTATAGCGAAGTCTGTGTTGTCGCAGGTACTGCTCCGCTCCGCCAGCCCCAGGCAAGCGCCCCTGTTCTCTGGCTCCGCAGCAGGACTGCACAGAAGGGCACTTAACAGCTAGACGTCTGACAATTTGATTTCCACGTGCCGGCAGGCGGTGGGGATCAGATAGCAAAGATGGGGGGGGGTCTGTCCGCATTGCTACAGTGCTCTTTGCCCTTCACccttccccagccctagcccttctGTTTGTCAACAGGAAAAAGGTGGGCTGGAGTCAAAGCAGGTGGTGACAAGTGGCCGGCATGCAGGTGGACTCTGGGTCTGCACAAGCTGGGCTGCTAGGAGCAGGCGTGAGACGCTCCCTTTGTGGGGGGAGGTGTTGAACTTGGCACCGTGGGATGGGATTAACCACCACGGCCTTGGCTACTCCTCACTCCCCTTATCACCTCCTGCCACCCCCCCATAAATGGTAATGAACCCTACCCttctccccccaccgccccctcccccgctcccagGTCCCTCTGGTGAGGGGAGAAAGTCAAAGTTTAGCCAAACTGAGGCTGGACCACGTAAGAGGGTCTCTGCCCCTCTCCCTCGTTCTTGTGGCACTTGACACTTTTCAGGAAGTGTCCTTCCTCTCAGTTGACAAGATGGCAGTTTGGGCAGCATCAGTAGTGGCCATGTCCTTCTCATAAATTAGGAAGCTGAGACCAGAGAGGTCAAGGGACTTGCCACAGGTCACATAGCCTGTAAGGGCCGGGGTCCGGGAATGGGGATAAAATTCAGAGTCTGGGACTGGAACACTCCCCACTTGGGGCCCACCACCGGCCTTCCCATGGGGGTAAAGGAGCAAACGGAGCCAGAAAGCCAGGCCTGCAAGTGCAGAATGGGAAGGGACGAAGAGCAGAAAGACTACCCAGCTGTGCCCCAGAGTCCCCTGGCACCAGCCCCCTGTCTGAGCCCCAAGGCCAAGCTTGACTGTGGGCATCTGTTACCATGGagagccaggctgggctgggggctggccaGTGACAGCAGACCCTTCCCCCACTGATAGGAACCAGGTTCTCGGGCTCAGAGACCTTGGGCCCAGATGGAGCTCCCCGCACCTGCCTCTCCTCACTGCCTTCCGTCCCCCCGCTGACCCCTCCACCCCTGAACCCCAAGCCTGAGCTGTCTCCTCCATGCCTCTCTGCTCTTACCTGTGACTCCTGGGGACTGAGGTCCGGAGGAGGTAGCTTTGAATGCCCTACCAGGGAGCTAGGAGCTGGTGAGCATGTGGGCATGAGGACAAGGTCTTCCCAGAGAAGAGAACCAGCACCGATCACAGTGGAGAGGTAGTTCCAGATGTTTCCATGGAAGAGGGAGAGTTTAAATGGGGCCCCAAACGGTGGTGCGAATGTGGAAAATGGAAATGATTGGTACCTTGTTCCAAGGATGCTGCTAACTAGCTGTGACACCGTCTCTGGACCTCATTGGTGAATGAGGAGGCTGGACCGGATGAAGAATCTCTAAGATTcccttccagttttgttttttttggggcgGGGGgtgcgtacgcgggcctctcactgttgtggcctctcccgttgcggagcacaggctccggatgcgcaggctcagcgcccatggctcacgggcccagccgctccacagcatgtgggatcttcccggaccggggcacgaacccgcgtcccctgcatcggcaggcggactctcaaccacggcgccaccagggaagccctcccttccaGTTTTGACATTCTTTCCAACTGATTCCAACCCGGGACACCCCTAGTTACAAAGGTCGGGCCGGAGCCAACACTGCATTCCCCAGGCCAGCTCAGGCTCAACTCACCCTTGAGCCCCCAGCGGGGCACCTGGGGCGGAGCTGGGAGCCAAGTGTGGAGCTTGACCGGGTGGGAGGTGTCCCTGCTTGTCggtggctggggaggggtggCAGACAACTTTGTGGATTGATCTAGCTCAGGAAGGTGAGAAGGAGGCCTGAAGGTGAGAGTTTCACCCTCCCACTCATCTCTTTAGGTAAATAAATCCACAGCCAgcatttccccttctcttcccatcctGGAGGCACTGAGACGTCCAGGGAGCCCAGAGCTGAGGTGTGAGCTGCCCTCAGAGATTCCCCCGCTAAGCACTAGCCCCCTTCCACAGTCACCATCAGCCACCTTCTGCGGGGAAGGAACCGCGCAGAGTTCCTGGTCATCAGTTTCCAGGACCAGGAATATTAGGACATCATGGGTGGGCGCTATGCTGGGCCCGGCAGGCGTGGGCACAGTAGAAGAAATCTGTGTGGGAGAGaaagagcatggactttggaaACCTGGCTACGCCATTCACTAGCTGGGTGATCCTGAGCAAACAACCTACcggtgtgcctcagtttcctcctctgcagaATGGGGTGATACCTGGTGTGGTACAGAGCAGCGTGGGACCGGAGGTTAGAAAAAGAAGAGGCCGATGTGCACTTCATCCCAGACCGCTGCTGAGGGGCCGCAGGGAGGAGGCCCTGGGTTCCTCCCAGCTCCCGGAGGTTCTAGGGATGGCTGCTGTCGTGACGGGATGACAAGTGAGGCCCAGAACATATACCTTTGACTTCTGCCTCAGTGCGGCCGTCTCACTGGGTCCTCCAACATCCCGAGGCACTACTGTGCCCATCTCTCAGAGGAAACTGCCAAGGCCCAGAGGAAAGCGGCTGGTGCCAATGCACCCGCTCTCCTGGACGCCATGGGGTCCCTCTACAGCCCCACCTGCACCTGCCTCCCTACCCCTGGTCCCCAAGCTGTGGCACCTACTGTTTGCTGCCTGTCGGGACAGCCTTAACCCCTCCTTCCCGGTGGCCAGACAGCAGACAGGGGGAGCAAGGGATGACTGAGGCAGTGGAAGCTGCGCTCCTAGCCAagcccacctcctgccccctgGAGGGAGGCTCCTCCTTTTAAGGCTGCTGCTGGGAATTTCCACCCCTAGACCCAGACCCAGCGACCCCAGGCCTGGAATGATACCTGCAGCTCACCCTaggggaggtggggcaggagaaGCTTGCcctgagaggggaggaggggccctGCCGTCGGGTCCGTGAGGGTCAGTAAGAAGGCAGGAACCAGCCTCTGGGTCTAGAAGCCTCCAGCAGCTCCATCCTCTGCGTGGGGTAGCCCAGAGAGAGGCTGACAGCACCCCCCTCCCCGACCCCCGCCAGCAGCTGCTTTGCAGTCTCACTGGCCAGGAAGGTGGACTCCTCACACCTCAGTCTCCCAATTACGCCCTCCTCCCCGCTcgccctcctcccttctctcctctctcctcctcctcccctctctctcctctccccactgaaAACCTGTGGCTTGGAGAGACCTTGGCTTCTCTGGGACTCTGCCCCCAGGGACTGCCCACATCTGCTCCTGACTTTGGGGGCAGGAGGGCAACGGCCCCAGGAAATCTCTCCGGCGATGGGAGCCGCCCGCCTGCTGCCCAGCCTCACGCTGTAAGTGCGCTACCTCTCGGACTGCCTGCCGTCTTTTGCCATTTCCAGCCTCGGGGGCAGACCCAGCCTTCCTGGGACTCGCACACGGACCgcgtggggcaggggtgggtgcCTCTTGTGCCCCCGGGCTGGCTGCTGGCACCCACACCCGGGCCTGCCTCGTCTCCCACACAGGTGCCTGCAGCTGCTGATTCTCTGCTGTCAAACTCAGGTAGGCGGGCGCCCCCCCACTAGCTTTTCCCCGTTCCTCCCACCCTACCGATGGGGGCGGTCAGTCTCCTTTCGGTGGACAGAGGCAGATCCTGGCCTCTCCCTGGGTCCAGAAGACTCTGAGGTTTGGGccggggggtgggatggggtaggAGAAGGGGCTACAGCAGATTGGGGGATTGACGGAAGTTTTTATTTCAGCCCTCCTTCTGACACCCCTCCCGTGTTGCCCTGGGGTCTCTCctgccccctccatccctccacaCTGTGTTCCCCCCAAGGCTAAGCGCATGGGGCAGCCAAGCCTGAGGGATGGAGCCCGGGAGTGGTCGGAAGAGGGCGGAGGTGATGGCTCAGGTGAGGCTTGTACTTGCAAGTACCTGAAAGGACAGGTTTCCACGCGAAACCGCCTGTCTGTTCCACTCACCACCCCACTCCCACCAACACGGAGGTCCTGTGGGTCGCGGTCCTGGGTGATCGCGTGGGCCGTCAGAATGCCCAGCCAGGGTGGGCGACTCCTTACCTACAGGGCAATGAGGTCAAGCCCGAAGAGGTTTGTATGGGATGAGATTCAGGGTTTGCTTctccacaccccccaccccaagtcagcgcccgccccccgccccagcctcagccccctaTGTGAGGCTCGGTCCCTTTTTGTGATCCTCCATAAAAGTGCAGCTATTAAAATGCACTGGTCCAGAACCGCTCTGGGGAGAGATCCCTTGGCTTTCCCAGGCCAGAGGCCCGCTTCTCTTCATAGCCAGTGGGGACTTTTTTTGAAGGTAAATGCCTTTTCtctgggagagggaaaggggctgCCTTTGAAgcagtgggggggtgggagggagagagagagagagacaacccCCCCTTTCCTGCCCCCTTTTGCTCTAGCCCCCGTTCCAGGCCTTTTGCTTCACACATCCAGGGAGAGCAAGAAGAAAGCCCCCAGCCTGGCCGGGAGGGGTCTGGGGGTGGGCCCAACCTGTTCTGGAGGGGGAATTAGCACAATGGTGCGGCTGGCCGGCGTTTATGGCCTGGCTGAGGCCCCATTCAGGACCCGGGGAAGGTGGCAAAGCTGTCCTTTCCCCCTTGAAGTGCCCCCTCGCCCCCCTCGGAGGGGGGGCCGGCAGGCCGGACCGCAGCCATGCTTGAGGGGCCGTCTGACAAGCAGCTGTCTGCGGCAGTGGAAGGGGAGGTCCCCCTGCAGCGGGAACATGAAAGGGACAGGCAAGGTCCCGCGGGGAGAGCGACTtgtgggctgtgggctgggggGGGGCGTGGGACTGCTTTTGTGCAGGGCTTGAAGGGGGACGAGTAGAGGAGGGGGCTTCGGGGGGGCCCTCTCTGCTCCCAACCTGGAACAGCCAGCCAGAAGGAGGCTGCCCGCCAAGAGGGGCGGAGGGCCTGAACCTGGGCCAGGAGGCTCGGGGGGCTGGGGACAGGCCGGACCCCACCCCCTGGCAGGGAGGCAGGTCCCCCACCCAAAATGCTGGCCTCAGGTTTTCCCAGGGCGGGATGTGGGGTGGACAGACCCTGCCCTCACAGGCTGGGAATCCTGGCTGTGGATGAGCTGGGGTCGGACCTGGGCAGTGACACCCAGGAAGGGTTAACCCCTGACAGCCTGGAGCTGCTCCCTCACCTCCCCACTCCTCAAAGCTGATacttcccacccctccctccaggaGAAAGGCCTCTCACAGATGCTGGTCTGGGTCTAGCTCTGTCCAGATGGTTGCGATTGGGCCTGGGATAAAGGTGGACTTAGGGATTTGGGGCAGGGAAAGGCTGTCCCAGCACAGGCCAGCAGGATCCAGGTGGAGAGAGAAACTTTTTACTGCTAGAGCTGAGGCTGTCACCAGCAGCTGGGAAACGTCATCCCGGTTTGCACCTTGCTGGAGAGAGAGGGCAGGAAGTGGTCTGTTTCTCTCCTACTCAGCACTGCAGAAGGGTAAGGAGACACCAGGCCCGGAGAAGGTACTCGTCCTGGCTTTGTACCGTGTGCGGGTGGAAACGTCCCCTCTCCACTCCCCGGGAAGCAGTGGGCGGTAACATCACCCCCGGCTGGCCACAAGCCTCTGTTACACTATGGCACATGCAGGTGGCCTCACAGGGCAGCCACTGGGCCACCACAGAGGGCACCTCTCACCACCGCCTCCATCACCCTCTGCTAAGGAAGCACCACATCCCTAGAGGGGGAGGAACGCTGGAAGGGGCACTGGCTTCTCTGAGGGCCCTGAGCACCCGGGGGAGCGGCAGGGGAGATGGGCGTGAGCTCAGGAGTCCTTGGTTAGTGCTATAAAGAAATGCTTCCAGGGGCCCTGCAGGAGCCTACAGAGAAGGGTCTTAGAGCCCCCAAAAAGGTCTGCAGTGACTCTAACAGACCAGCtgctgtgtgtgcatgtatgtgtgtgcatgagtgtgcacacgtgtgtgtgtgcatgtgccgGGCGTGGGCTCCTTCGAGGCCACTGTGGAGGACTGGAGAGACATCTGGTCACCCTGGCTAACAGAGCCAAGCCCCTGGAGTTTTGGAGAGGAGACAAGCTCCCgtcctagaggcaggacaggcgTCTGTCACTAATCAGCTGTGCAGCCCTGTGCACTTCCTCCCTAGACCAGCAGCTTGAATGTTCCTTCCAGCTCCCAGAGTCATGATTCCAGGCCTGAGCTGTATCACCAAGTGTCCCCTGAGCTGGGCAGCTACCAGTCCTGTGCTCCAGAGCAGACGAAGAGCCAAGTCACGATGACTGGCTCACACACTGGCCTGGGAAGGTcacggccagatgccccctgcACCTCTACTTCTCAGGGCAAATGTCCTGCCCCACCACACTCGCCTCCGCACCCCTCCCCTGGATGGACCTGCGGTGGTGTCACCCAAAGCAAATTGACACTATTTTTCCCTTGGTAACCGCAAAGGGGGAGAATCACCCGTCTCCTAATTTTAACCAGTACGTGAGGGACCAGGGTGCCATGACCGACCAGCTGAGCCGGCGGCAGATCCGCGAGTACCAGCTCTACAGCCGGACCAGCGGCAAACACGTGCAGGTCACTGGGCGTCGCATCTCCGCCACCGCTGAGGACGGCAACAAGTTTGGTGAGGCCCAGCCCTCACCGGAGGCCCCCCACACCCCTGCCCAGCCTTGCCTGGTCCATCCCCAGAGGGTCAGGGTGGAGGCTGCAGGGGGAGAGCAGGGAGAAGCCTCTAGGAGGAGAGGCCCCGAGGGCCCCCCACCTGAATTCAGAGGGCAGGCTGGTAGGGGTTCCCTGCACACCCCTGGGCCAGCAGCCCCGAGGGACAGAGGTCTttctcccccgcccccctccccagccaagCTCATAGTGGAGACAGACACCTTCGGAAGCCGGGTGCGCATCAAGGGAGCTGAGAGCGAGAAATACATCTGTATGAACAAGAGGGGCAAGCTCATCGGGAAGGTGAGGCCTGGAGGGCAAGGAGTAATGAACGAATCCATCTTCCCGGGTCGGGGCATGCAGGGTCCCAACAGTATCCCACCGCCCTCTGCTGGGCCGCACCCAGGGCTCTGACTTCTCCTGCTCTCACCCCACCACTCGGCCTCTCTCTGGTCTCTCCAGTCCCTGTGGGTCTAGAAGCCCTCTGAGGACACTGGCTGATCCATAAGAATCCTTGGCTCTGATGTATGAGGTACTTTCCCAGCGTCAATGAGGAAGAATTTTAGCACCTACATCATGTCACAGCCTCTGTGTTGAGGGCTAAGGGCTGATCAGGGTTGAGAGGCCGGAAGCCATGCCCCCTCAGGTCCGTGGGGTCCCCGGGCTCCAAGTAACAAGATTCGTGCTAACTGCCTACTAGCGTAACCACTAGCTACACTCTCTACAATCGTGGGTCCAGAGTTGCTGTGCAGGGAGAATTCCATTTCCTTTGGCATCAGCCAATCCTGGCTTCTGATTCTGGCTGCTTtcaaatatttgcttatttttgtcaagtctcagccttctcatctgtaaaatgggcacggTGTCAAGATTCTCTATAGAGCCAGATGGGTGGCTGCCTGGCCCTTTACACAGTTGGTGTTCTACAGACGTTTTCCCTTCTTTTCATCAGACTGTCGcgtccctcccctccacccagcAACACCATTCACGCAGACCAAGGAACGTTCTTGTATATACGAGTGCCCACTGGGTATGCACTGAACTGCACAGTTACCTTGATCTTTATGAAACAgctgggtaaactgaggctcagcctgGCTAAATACCTTGCTCAAGGTGTACAACCTCCAAAGGACAAGGCTGTATTCAAGTTCAGATCTGACTCCAACAAAGCCTGTTCCTTGCCCCCTCCTTTGCCTCGCCAACAAGGATGCCCGTCTCACCGGGCAGGAATTCTTGGGCGCACAGCCCCTGTCGCTCCCTCCTCGGTCCTACAACATAGGTCCATAAGGCAGACTAGCCAGCCAGGGTAGGCGGACAAACTCCCTTTCCTCCCCCTGCAGCCCAGCGGGAAGAGCAAAGACTGCGTGTTCACAGAGATCGTGCTGGAGAACAACTACACAGCCTTCCAGAATGCACGGCATGAGGGCTGGTTCATGGCCTTCACGCGGCAGGGCCGGCCCCGCCAGGCCTCCCGCAGCCGCCAGAACCAGCGAGAGGCTCACTTCATCAAGCGCCTCTACCAGGGCCAGCTGCCTTTCCCCAACCACGCCGAGAGGCAGAAGCAGTTCGAGTTTGTGGGCTCAGCCCCCACCCGCCGGACCAAGCGCACTCGGAGGCCACAGCCCCTGACATAGTCAGGGACCGCCCCCCCCGGGGGGGGGCAGCCGCCCCTCACTCATGGGCCTTCCCATCCCCTTCCCTTCCTAATCCAAAGACAGGGctggggtggagg is a window encoding:
- the FGF17 gene encoding fibroblast growth factor 17 isoform X2, giving the protein MGAARLLPSLTLCLQLLILCCQTQYVRDQGAMTDQLSRRQIREYQLYSRTSGKHVQVTGRRISATAEDGNKFAKLIVETDTFGSRVRIKGAESEKYICMNKRGKLIGKPSGKSKDCVFTEIVLENNYTAFQNARHEGWFMAFTRQGRPRQASRSRQNQREAHFIKRLYQGQLPFPNHAERQKQFEFVGSAPTRRTKRTRRPQPLT
- the FGF17 gene encoding fibroblast growth factor 17 isoform X1; its protein translation is MGAARLLPSLTLCLQLLILCCQTQGENHPSPNFNQYVRDQGAMTDQLSRRQIREYQLYSRTSGKHVQVTGRRISATAEDGNKFAKLIVETDTFGSRVRIKGAESEKYICMNKRGKLIGKPSGKSKDCVFTEIVLENNYTAFQNARHEGWFMAFTRQGRPRQASRSRQNQREAHFIKRLYQGQLPFPNHAERQKQFEFVGSAPTRRTKRTRRPQPLT